The DNA region TACTTGCGATTTCTCCCACAAGAGCCTTCTTCAGGAGTTTGAGGAACGGCATGTTCGGGAAACAGATCAGCATACTTGCGGATGTGCTCCATAGCTCCACGAGGATGATGCAAATGCAGATGGCACTTGTGGTGAGTCCGTTGCTCGCCCCGATGAGCTTGTCAATGAGGATGAAAAGCACAATTACGGAACCATACACCGCCAACTTGCTGAATGAATCCCTGGCAAGCTCGCTCTTTGTGAATCGCTTTTGCTTCAAGCTGGATGCGATTCCCCAGGCTGCGTCCATCAGCACAGCTGCCACCGTGAAGCCCACCATCGTCTCGTAACCTGCCAAGAAATTGGCTATGATCAGGAATATGGCAAGGAGCCATCCCCACACAGTGGACAATACCACCGTCAATTTATTCAAGAAATGTTCTAAAACCATTTTTGTTCGTTTTTAATATTTTGCTTTTATTTGAATGCCAGTTTGGGTGATTGTCACCTTTTCGACGCTTTGCCCATCCATTTCCAGCTGTTCCTTGACTTTCGTTCTCCAATAGATTGGATCGTTGTCAAGCAACATGTCGCTGATGCCTACGCCAACGGA from Segatella copri includes:
- a CDS encoding phage holin family protein; the encoded protein is MVLEHFLNKLTVVLSTVWGWLLAIFLIIANFLAGYETMVGFTVAAVLMDAAWGIASSLKQKRFTKSELARDSFSKLAVYGSVIVLFILIDKLIGASNGLTTSAICICIILVELWSTSASMLICFPNMPFLKLLKKALVGEIASKLNVKTEDVENALQALKRK